One genomic segment of Erythrolamprus reginae isolate rEryReg1 chromosome 2, rEryReg1.hap1, whole genome shotgun sequence includes these proteins:
- the LOC139161585 gene encoding transcription factor Sp5-like, with the protein MATLAVPNSANHFASFLQDRSPNSSPEDITVNYPTLAFRAAPPLPCSSASSTGSYESVGMFQLWSNEVPSRSHTTMAFGRPKMPYHEQMVVSGCGASAHELPLTPPAEAIYSLEWSPVKMLAPSVHPSYTFPEAQDSSGFLQGPWSLGPAVPPGPSSTDDAPWWTLQQPSNFSLGHPLVLSPQPPLAPFLQSPPKGLLSTSRRCRRCKCPNCQGASRSHEEPGRKKQHVCHLPGCGKVYGKTSHLKAHLRWHAGERPFICSWLYCGKSFTRSDELQRHLRTHTGEKRFGCQLCPKRFMRSDHLAKHVKTHQGKRVRNVAVVTAAVGIKRE; encoded by the exons ATGGCAACTTTGGCGGTGCCCAACTCCGCGAACCACTTCGCCTCCTTTCTGCAG gACCGCTCCCCCAACTCCTCTCCGGAGGACATCACTGTCAACTATCCCACCTTGGCCTTCCGAGCAGCACCTCCACTTCCCTGTTCTTCAGCCAGCTCAACAGGGTCTTACGAATCTGTGGGGATGTTTCAACTCTGGAGCAATGAGGTGCCGTCGCGCTCTCACACAACCATGGCGTTTGGACGACCCAAGATGCCCTATCATGAGCAGATGGTGGTCAGCGGTTGTGGTGCCTCAGCCCATGAACTACCGCTGACACCGCCGGCTGAGGCCATCTACTCCTTGGAGTGGTCCCCGGTCAAGATGTTGGCGCCCTCTGTGCACCCATCGTATACTTTCCCAGAAGCCCAGGACTCCTCCGGTTTTCTGCAAGGCCCCTGGTCTTTGGGTCCGGCTGTCCCTCCGGGCCCCTCCTCCACTGATGACGCCCCATGGTGGACCCTGCAGCAGCCAAGCAATTTCTCTCTGGGACACCCGCTAGTTCTCAGTCCCCAGCCTCCCCTTGCACCCTTCCTGCAGAGCCCTCCCAAAGGGCTGTTGAGTACATCACGCCGCTGCCGCCGCTGCAAATGCCCCAATTGCCAGGGAGCCAGCCGGTCCCACGAGGAGCCAGGGAGGAAGAAGCAACACGTCTGCCACCTGCCAGGCTGCGGCAAGGTCTACGGCAAAACCTCTCACTTGAAGGCCCACCTCCGCTGGCACGCGGGTGAGCGGCCCTTCATTTGCTCCTGGCTGTACTGCGGGAAGAGCTTCACGCGCTCGGACGAGCTGCAAAGGCACCTTCGGACGCACACGGGGGAGAAGCGCTTCGGCTGCCAGCTGTGCCCCAAGCGGTTTATGCGGAGCGACCACCTAGCGAAGCATGTCAAGACCCACCAGGGGAAGCGGGTGCGGAATGTGGCCGTGGTGACCGCAGCGGTGGGCATCAAACGAGAGTGA